One window from the genome of Methanococcoides sp. AM1 encodes:
- a CDS encoding peptidylprolyl isomerase — translation MAIEKGDVIKLSYTGKFDANQIFDTTNEDLAKQNEIYNPRGMYGGDIVIVGAGHTIAGLDADLAGKEVGYSGNVVIAPEDGFGEHDPKLVENISITKFKDQKAYPGMNIEIDNKRGTVTKIIGRRVRVDFNHPLAGKEVYYEYTIDEKIEDVAEKVKGILALYTGVPDLEVEVNDNKVSIEVPAMLSFNQRWLMSKGRVADELVKYVGLEKVSYVETYPIETPAPAVEAEAEEEITESEE, via the coding sequence GTGGCAATAGAAAAAGGAGACGTTATTAAGCTGTCATACACCGGAAAGTTCGATGCAAACCAGATCTTTGATACAACCAATGAGGATCTTGCAAAACAAAACGAGATCTACAACCCACGCGGCATGTACGGTGGCGACATAGTTATCGTAGGCGCAGGACACACCATTGCAGGTCTTGACGCTGATCTTGCAGGCAAGGAAGTTGGATACAGCGGAAACGTTGTTATCGCACCAGAAGATGGATTTGGCGAACACGACCCAAAACTTGTTGAGAACATTTCCATTACAAAGTTCAAAGACCAGAAAGCATACCCTGGCATGAACATCGAGATCGACAACAAGAGAGGTACCGTCACAAAGATCATCGGACGCAGGGTACGTGTTGACTTCAACCACCCACTTGCAGGCAAGGAAGTTTACTACGAGTACACCATCGATGAGAAGATCGAAGACGTTGCTGAGAAGGTAAAAGGTATTCTTGCACTCTACACCGGAGTCCCAGACCTTGAAGTAGAGGTCAATGACAATAAAGTATCCATTGAAGTACCAGCAATGCTTTCATTCAACCAGCGCTGGCTCATGTCAAAGGGAAGAGTTGCAGATGAACTTGTAAAGTACGTAGGTCTTGAGAAAGTAAGCTACGTTGAAACCTACCCGATTGAGACCCCGGCACCTGCTGTAGAGGCAGAAGCTGAGGAAGAGATCACAGAAAGTGAAGAGTAA
- a CDS encoding M28 family metallopeptidase, protein MDTEYSENAKVYLNALCDVKPTRSTGSAGNREATDFFAKIIRPYDYAIESDSFNCMDFESGKSSFGSGDGSFEIFPSPFSLECNVESELETVSTIEELEKCKCGDKILLMKGKICDEQLMPKNFVFYNPEHHKKIYSLLETKKPAAIITATERNPDLVGAIYPYPLIEDGDFDIPSGYCKDTVGKEIAKRTGDLFKLKINSKRIPSTACNVIARKNSEADKKIVICAHIDARASTPGASDNASGTVVLLLLAKMLSDYQSNICIEIVAFNGEDHYSVAGQMDYLHKYQKEFDKIILAINIDDVGFKKGKTAYSFYECSDETKQNISKILSKHKGLTEGDSWYSGDHMIFAQDLKETMAFTSESIPFLMKTITHTEKDTPDIIEYEKLVEVAFALRDIVTHIDSEN, encoded by the coding sequence ATGGATACTGAATATTCAGAAAATGCCAAGGTATATTTGAACGCTTTATGTGATGTAAAACCAACCAGAAGCACTGGTTCGGCAGGTAATCGTGAAGCAACGGACTTCTTTGCAAAAATAATTAGGCCTTATGACTATGCAATTGAAAGCGATTCCTTTAATTGCATGGATTTTGAGAGTGGAAAATCTTCATTTGGATCCGGGGATGGATCTTTTGAAATTTTTCCAAGCCCTTTTTCTCTTGAATGCAATGTAGAATCGGAATTAGAAACAGTTTCGACCATTGAAGAATTAGAAAAATGCAAATGCGGAGACAAGATCCTATTAATGAAAGGTAAAATCTGTGATGAACAGCTGATGCCAAAAAATTTTGTTTTCTATAACCCGGAACATCACAAAAAAATATATTCCCTTTTGGAGACAAAAAAACCAGCAGCTATTATTACTGCGACAGAACGCAATCCGGACCTTGTAGGGGCAATATATCCCTATCCTCTTATAGAAGATGGTGATTTTGACATTCCTTCTGGATATTGTAAAGATACTGTTGGAAAAGAAATAGCAAAAAGAACAGGGGACCTGTTTAAACTAAAAATCAATTCCAAAAGAATTCCTTCAACTGCCTGTAATGTTATTGCACGGAAAAATTCAGAAGCCGATAAAAAAATTGTCATTTGTGCACATATAGATGCAAGAGCCAGCACACCAGGTGCATCGGATAATGCTTCAGGAACCGTGGTACTACTACTTCTTGCTAAAATGCTTTCCGATTATCAAAGCAATATTTGTATTGAAATAGTAGCTTTTAATGGTGAGGATCACTACAGTGTAGCAGGACAGATGGATTACCTGCATAAGTATCAAAAAGAGTTTGATAAAATAATTCTGGCAATCAATATAGATGATGTTGGTTTCAAAAAAGGTAAAACTGCTTATTCATTCTATGAATGTTCAGATGAAACAAAACAAAACATTTCTAAAATTTTATCGAAACACAAAGGCTTAACAGAGGGAGATTCCTGGTACAGCGGGGACCACATGATATTTGCGCAAGATCTCAAAGAAACAATGGCATTTACCTCGGAGAGCATACCTTTTTTGATGAAAACAATTACACATACAGAAAAGGATACACCGGATATCATTGAATACGAAAAACTTGTGGAGGTAGCATTTGCATTAAGGGATATTGTAACACATATAGATTCAGAAAATTAA
- a CDS encoding GNAT family N-acetyltransferase, translating to MKILIRPEEECDIKEVENMTREAFWDLYKPGCVEHLIVHNMRRSSDFVKELDHVACDGDKIIGSIIYSKAKVINNENKEFEVLCMGPLGVLPSYQNKGVGSLLMEHSIEKAKHLGYKAIIIFGNPEYYKRFGFKNATEYNIQTSSGENFEAFMTLELYDESLDTISGKFYASDSFEINEEDLDNFDKGFTPKEKHVLDTQLF from the coding sequence ATGAAAATTTTAATTCGTCCGGAAGAAGAATGTGATATCAAAGAGGTAGAGAACATGACAAGGGAAGCATTCTGGGATCTGTATAAACCGGGATGTGTTGAACATCTTATTGTACACAATATGAGAAGATCATCTGATTTTGTAAAAGAATTGGATCATGTTGCATGTGATGGGGATAAGATCATTGGCAGTATTATCTATTCAAAAGCAAAAGTGATCAATAACGAAAACAAAGAATTCGAAGTTCTGTGTATGGGTCCTCTCGGAGTATTGCCATCATATCAAAATAAAGGCGTAGGCTCATTGCTGATGGAGCATTCCATTGAAAAAGCAAAGCATTTGGGATACAAGGCCATAATTATTTTTGGCAATCCGGAATACTATAAAAGATTTGGTTTCAAAAATGCCACAGAATATAACATTCAAACATCTTCCGGTGAGAACTTCGAGGCTTTTATGACATTAGAACTCTATGATGAGAGTCTGGATACGATATCCGGAAAGTTCTATGCATCAGATTCTTTTGAAATAAACGAGGAAGATCTGGATAATTTTGATAAGGGCTTTACCCCTAAAGAAAAACACGTTCTTGATACTCAATTATTTTAA
- a CDS encoding GyrI-like domain-containing protein, with product MEIINEPGIAEIEGRTVAYVSFVGNYVGNVEVFAELFGKLGNWAGQKQLMGQDTLFMSAYYDDPGVTPPEELKLDACMTIDDDVEVEGEVKKQKLPGGKYVVMRAELTGAEEYGPAWEKIVEWLMQNNLEIDMSRPSYEIYLNNPEDHPEKHHILDICMAVE from the coding sequence TTGGAAATTATAAACGAACCAGGGATAGCAGAAATAGAGGGGAGAACCGTAGCATATGTTTCCTTTGTCGGCAACTATGTGGGCAATGTCGAGGTCTTTGCAGAGCTGTTCGGGAAATTGGGCAACTGGGCAGGTCAGAAACAATTGATGGGACAGGATACTCTTTTTATGTCTGCTTATTATGATGATCCAGGTGTTACACCTCCGGAAGAACTTAAGCTGGATGCGTGCATGACCATCGACGATGATGTTGAAGTCGAGGGGGAGGTCAAGAAGCAGAAACTTCCTGGTGGAAAATATGTAGTAATGCGTGCAGAACTGACAGGAGCAGAAGAATATGGTCCTGCATGGGAAAAGATCGTTGAGTGGCTGATGCAGAATAATCTTGAGATCGATATGTCAAGGCCAAGTTATGAGATATATCTGAATAATCCTGAGGACCATCCGGAAAAGCATCATATTCTGGATATCTGTATGGCTGTTGAGTGA
- a CDS encoding molybdopterin-dependent oxidoreductase has protein sequence MNWTVNVIMVFLVSLVILSSGCVSSDTDDGNDGVYGDEVEILEYQGVELTPISEQRNNAIEGTQRINEDTYLLRIDGMVDDPQSLTYGQVTSYPNVSKVVILDCVEGWGFTAKWTGVPVKTLLDEAGVQDGATTVIFYSEDGYSTAHDLDYLVDNNIILGYKLNDVTLPEDRGFPFQLVAEGKYGYKWGKWITSIEVTDEPYEGYWESRGYNNNADVGGPRFG, from the coding sequence ATGAATTGGACAGTTAATGTAATTATGGTATTTCTTGTATCTCTGGTAATATTATCTTCAGGCTGTGTATCTTCGGATACGGATGATGGAAATGATGGGGTCTATGGGGATGAAGTGGAAATCCTTGAATATCAGGGAGTAGAGCTTACACCGATTAGTGAACAGAGGAACAATGCCATAGAGGGGACTCAGCGTATAAATGAGGACACATACCTGCTAAGGATCGATGGAATGGTGGATGATCCTCAATCTCTTACCTATGGTCAGGTTACTTCATACCCGAACGTTTCAAAGGTTGTGATCCTTGATTGTGTCGAAGGCTGGGGCTTTACTGCAAAATGGACTGGTGTTCCTGTAAAGACACTTCTTGATGAAGCAGGTGTGCAGGACGGGGCTACCACTGTGATATTCTATTCCGAAGATGGCTATTCCACAGCTCATGATCTGGACTATCTTGTTGACAACAACATCATCCTCGGGTATAAGCTGAATGATGTGACGCTTCCAGAGGATAGAGGTTTCCCATTCCAGCTTGTGGCAGAAGGAAAGTATGGCTATAAATGGGGAAAATGGATAACCAGCATCGAGGTCACAGATGAACCTTATGAAGGATACTGGGAATCCCGGGGCTACAACAATAATGCTGATGTAGGCGGACCTCGGTTTGGCTGA
- a CDS encoding class I SAM-dependent methyltransferase, whose amino-acid sequence MAETKEVLHRYNRYSHVYDLFEGIMERLVFKRWRPEVFSKIEGKYLEVGFGTGKNFSYYPRSEGVHMVAIDLSPGMAAKSKKRATGIDVDLILMDAQNLAFKDNVFDSVVTTFVLCSVPDPVKGVEEFVRVCKPDGKLINLEHVRTRNLLIAFMQDIMNPVTNGLFGFNVNRDTRTNIEKGGATVIEDKHMTITDIFRLFISKPNK is encoded by the coding sequence GTGGCAGAAACAAAAGAAGTGCTTCATCGATATAACCGCTATTCACATGTTTACGACCTTTTTGAAGGCATAATGGAAAGGCTCGTCTTTAAAAGATGGAGACCCGAGGTATTCTCAAAGATCGAAGGCAAATACCTTGAAGTGGGATTCGGAACAGGAAAGAACTTTAGCTATTATCCAAGGTCCGAAGGTGTGCATATGGTGGCCATCGACCTCTCCCCCGGAATGGCAGCAAAATCAAAGAAGAGAGCCACAGGAATCGATGTCGATCTGATACTGATGGACGCACAGAATCTTGCATTCAAGGACAATGTATTCGATTCTGTCGTCACGACCTTTGTTCTTTGCTCAGTTCCTGATCCGGTAAAAGGTGTAGAAGAATTTGTGAGGGTGTGCAAACCTGACGGGAAGCTCATCAATCTGGAGCATGTCCGCACAAGGAACCTCCTGATAGCTTTTATGCAGGATATCATGAACCCTGTAACAAACGGCCTTTTCGGCTTCAATGTGAACCGCGACACAAGGACAAATATAGAGAAAGGTGGAGCAACGGTCATAGAAGATAAGCATATGACCATTACAGACATATTCAGGCTTTTCATTAGCAAGCCAAATAAGTAA
- a CDS encoding PAS domain-containing sensor histidine kinase has product MEKFFETIFNSVNDGILIYDLEGRFLEVNQITCDNLGYQKDELLQMTGMDIIPPELGEKFIGQIFEKMNQGGGIIETMGRCKDGSLVPIEFNIRPIKYKGNPAILAVVRDITERKKAEKDLRESEYKFKTLFENANDAIYLTGLNGQLLEVNQMACDQLGYSRSELLQMKPQDIDVIDDLEKVGARINKILQDEHIIFETTHVRKDGSLMPAEISSRLIDYKGKKAILGISRDISKHKKAEEAMINSKLAAEAANHAKSEFLTNMSHELRTPLNSIIGFSDILCSEDFGALNETQKHYLYNVNKSGKHLLELINDMLDLSKIEAGKMKLFPEKFVVLDTINGIKSTMLPLAKKKDIDLKCSINIEDSIIVADALKFKQILYNLVSNAIKFTNRGGSVTIGVDRSDDQIFIFVEDTGSGISQNDQQKLFDPFIQLNSSLSKEYNGTGLGLALVKYFVDMHGGKVWVDSEVGKGSTFGFSIPTNLENTSSY; this is encoded by the coding sequence ATGGAGAAATTTTTTGAAACTATATTTAATTCCGTAAACGATGGAATTCTTATCTACGACCTTGAAGGACGTTTTTTGGAAGTAAACCAGATAACTTGTGATAATCTGGGATATCAAAAGGATGAATTGTTGCAAATGACGGGAATGGATATAATACCCCCAGAACTTGGAGAAAAATTCATTGGGCAAATTTTTGAAAAAATGAATCAAGGGGGCGGAATTATTGAAACTATGGGTCGATGCAAAGACGGTTCATTGGTACCAATTGAATTTAATATTCGCCCAATTAAATACAAAGGAAACCCTGCCATTCTAGCCGTTGTCAGAGATATAACCGAACGCAAGAAAGCAGAAAAGGATTTGCGAGAAAGTGAATATAAATTCAAAACATTGTTTGAAAATGCCAATGATGCAATTTACTTAACTGGCCTTAATGGTCAATTATTGGAAGTTAATCAGATGGCTTGTGACCAACTGGGATACAGCCGAAGTGAGCTTCTCCAGATGAAACCACAGGACATAGATGTAATTGATGATTTAGAAAAGGTCGGGGCTCGAATCAATAAGATACTTCAGGATGAACATATCATCTTTGAAACAACTCATGTTCGAAAAGATGGTTCCCTTATGCCGGCTGAGATTAGTTCTCGACTTATTGACTATAAGGGGAAAAAGGCTATTCTTGGCATCTCACGAGACATTAGCAAACACAAGAAAGCAGAAGAAGCAATGATCAATTCCAAACTTGCTGCGGAGGCTGCTAACCATGCCAAATCAGAATTTCTCACAAATATGAGCCATGAACTAAGAACCCCTCTCAATTCGATCATCGGATTCTCGGATATACTTTGTAGTGAGGACTTTGGTGCCTTGAATGAAACCCAGAAACACTATCTATATAACGTTAATAAAAGTGGTAAGCATCTTTTGGAACTGATCAATGATATGCTGGATTTGTCAAAGATCGAAGCTGGCAAGATGAAGCTATTTCCCGAAAAGTTTGTTGTTCTTGACACCATCAATGGAATAAAATCTACAATGTTACCTCTTGCAAAAAAGAAGGACATTGACCTTAAATGCAGCATCAATATCGAAGATTCTATAATAGTCGCAGATGCATTGAAGTTCAAGCAGATACTGTATAACCTTGTAAGCAATGCAATCAAGTTCACAAATCGTGGAGGATCTGTGACGATCGGAGTAGACAGATCTGATGATCAAATTTTTATTTTTGTAGAAGACACCGGATCAGGTATCTCACAAAATGACCAACAAAAACTGTTCGATCCATTTATCCAACTGAATTCATCACTATCAAAGGAATATAATGGCACAGGCCTAGGTCTTGCCCTTGTAAAATATTTTGTCGATATGCATGGCGGGAAGGTTTGGGTAGATAGTGAAGTTGGAAAAGGAAGCACCTTCGGGTTTAGCATACCAACAAATTTAGAAAATACATCTAGTTATTAA
- a CDS encoding LrgB family protein codes for MSEIISSLVRSPIFGIGISLLTFYAGSLLYKKTVSPLLNPLVLSMLVIMAFLLSFHITFDDYNRGGQFISFFLGPATVILAVPLYKKISIFKENVVPIITGIVVGSTAGIVSIIVMCRMFGLDHLLSISMIPKSVTTPIGIEISNQLGGMPSITVAGIIFTGIAGILLSPLICKLFRIEDKVAIGIAIGTSSHALGTTKAVEMGEAEGAMSGLAIGIAGLVTVFLAPILAKILL; via the coding sequence TTGAGTGAAATAATTTCTTCCCTGGTGAGATCTCCGATCTTTGGTATTGGTATATCCTTATTAACATTCTATGCAGGCAGCTTACTCTACAAAAAGACAGTTTCTCCCCTGCTAAACCCTCTCGTGCTTAGCATGCTGGTGATAATGGCTTTTCTATTAAGTTTTCATATAACCTTTGATGATTACAACAGGGGAGGGCAGTTCATATCTTTCTTCCTTGGCCCTGCTACTGTCATCCTGGCGGTACCTCTGTATAAGAAAATTAGTATCTTTAAGGAAAATGTCGTTCCAATAATTACAGGGATCGTTGTAGGTTCAACAGCAGGTATTGTGAGCATAATTGTCATGTGCAGGATGTTCGGGCTTGATCATCTACTAAGCATCTCCATGATTCCAAAATCAGTTACAACGCCCATCGGAATAGAGATATCGAACCAGCTTGGCGGTATGCCATCCATAACGGTTGCAGGCATAATCTTCACCGGAATAGCAGGTATTCTGCTTAGTCCCCTGATATGCAAGTTGTTCAGAATAGAAGACAAGGTGGCTATCGGAATTGCCATAGGAACTTCATCTCATGCCCTGGGCACGACCAAGGCCGTTGAGATGGGAGAGGCGGAAGGGGCCATGAGTGGACTTGCTATTGGTATTGCCGGATTGGTGACTGTGTTCCTTGCTCCGATACTGGCTAAGATACTGCTGTGA
- a CDS encoding CidA/LrgA family protein encodes MKRIVQFVIILAICFVGDTIHNFLNLPIPGSVLGMLLLLALLLTGILKLSMIEDVSNFLLKHLSFFFIPAAVGLITCFSILEGKWTALLFISVVSTIIIVVVTGITVQILMKRRKSFE; translated from the coding sequence ATGAAGCGTATCGTTCAGTTCGTTATAATTCTCGCTATATGTTTTGTGGGTGATACTATCCATAATTTCCTTAACCTTCCGATTCCCGGAAGTGTGTTGGGTATGCTGCTATTACTGGCACTGCTACTGACTGGTATCCTTAAGCTATCCATGATCGAAGATGTAAGCAACTTCTTGTTAAAGCATCTTTCATTTTTTTTCATACCGGCAGCTGTGGGGTTGATAACCTGTTTCTCCATACTAGAAGGAAAATGGACTGCCTTGTTGTTCATATCTGTGGTCTCGACCATCATCATTGTAGTTGTGACCGGTATAACGGTACAGATACTGATGAAAAGGAGGAAATCCTTTGAGTGA
- a CDS encoding DEAD/DEAH box helicase — MSFENLNLIFPLQRALSEEGYTTPTPIQELSIPHLLNGRDMIGIAQTGTGKTAAFILPILHNMSASYKAPRPRFPRVLVLAPTRELAAQIGDSFATYGKFTRFKHTVIFGGVGQTPQVRALSKGVDSLVATPGRLLDLIEQGHVNLSNVEYFVLDEADRMLDMGFLNDVYKVVGMLPKKRQSLFFSATMSPDISTLARKLLTNPAHVEVTPQATTVERIDQFIFFVDSEDKNELLLHLLRGEHLECVLIFTRTKHRANKVTEMLNKNNVPAGAIHGNKSQTHRTKTLQSFKSGNLRVLVATDIAARGIDIEDISHVINYDLPNIPESYVHRIGRTARAGADGTAYSFCAADERDFLRDIEKLTNMDIEVAEHNYHSEKAKNATGDAAKPAPKQQRGRKGSTGGKGRGRGKKGEGKAKKGDSKPKKVEGKAKKGNFKAKKVESKTGRSENTNRSQGRNQTKKKSGQSPNRSSGRNSDKPGNQQ; from the coding sequence GTGTCATTCGAGAATCTAAATTTAATATTCCCGCTTCAGCGGGCATTGTCCGAGGAAGGGTATACAACACCTACTCCTATTCAGGAACTATCCATTCCCCATCTGTTGAATGGCAGGGATATGATAGGTATTGCTCAGACAGGTACAGGCAAGACAGCTGCATTCATATTGCCAATTCTTCACAATATGTCTGCATCTTACAAGGCACCACGTCCTAGATTTCCTCGGGTGCTTGTGCTTGCACCTACAAGGGAACTTGCAGCACAGATCGGGGATAGCTTTGCTACGTATGGCAAATTCACCCGTTTCAAGCATACCGTGATCTTCGGAGGGGTTGGTCAGACACCACAGGTAAGAGCTCTCTCAAAGGGTGTGGATTCCCTTGTAGCAACTCCTGGCAGACTGCTGGACCTGATAGAGCAGGGACATGTCAACCTTTCAAATGTGGAATACTTTGTACTTGATGAAGCAGATAGAATGCTTGACATGGGATTTCTCAATGATGTTTACAAAGTTGTTGGAATGCTGCCAAAAAAGCGTCAGTCGCTTTTCTTTTCAGCTACTATGTCCCCGGATATATCCACTCTTGCCAGAAAACTGCTAACGAATCCTGCGCATGTAGAGGTCACTCCCCAGGCAACAACTGTTGAACGCATAGACCAGTTCATATTTTTCGTGGATTCTGAAGATAAGAACGAATTACTGTTACACTTACTAAGGGGTGAGCATCTGGAGTGTGTTCTCATATTCACACGCACAAAGCACCGTGCTAACAAGGTCACTGAGATGCTCAACAAGAACAATGTTCCTGCCGGGGCTATTCACGGTAACAAGTCCCAGACCCACCGTACAAAAACACTTCAGAGTTTCAAGTCCGGAAACCTGCGTGTACTGGTCGCAACAGACATAGCTGCTCGTGGCATCGATATCGAGGACATATCACATGTAATTAACTATGACCTGCCGAATATCCCTGAGAGCTACGTGCACCGCATAGGACGTACAGCAAGAGCAGGAGCTGACGGAACAGCATACTCTTTCTGTGCAGCGGATGAGCGTGACTTCCTTCGTGATATCGAAAAGCTTACCAACATGGATATCGAGGTCGCTGAACATAATTATCATTCTGAAAAGGCAAAGAATGCCACAGGTGATGCAGCAAAGCCAGCTCCAAAACAACAGAGAGGGCGAAAGGGAAGCACCGGAGGTAAAGGCAGGGGCAGAGGCAAAAAGGGAGAAGGTAAAGCTAAGAAAGGAGATAGCAAGCCTAAAAAGGTAGAAGGCAAAGCTAAAAAAGGAAATTTCAAGGCTAAAAAGGTAGAAAGCAAAACTGGACGATCAGAAAATACCAATAGAAGCCAGGGTCGAAATCAGACAAAGAAAAAGTCTGGTCAAAGTCCAAATAGAAGCTCTGGTCGAAATTCAGATAAGCCCGGAAATCAGCAGTAA
- a CDS encoding TRAM domain-containing protein, which produces MESTAPVEAGETYDVTIEDTAREGDGIARVSGFVIFVPSTKVGDEVTIKVTKVMRKFAFGELV; this is translated from the coding sequence ATGGAATCAACTGCTCCAGTAGAAGCTGGCGAAACATACGACGTAACAATTGAAGATACCGCAAGAGAAGGCGATGGAATCGCTAGAGTAAGCGGTTTTGTAATCTTTGTCCCAAGCACAAAAGTTGGCGACGAAGTAACAATCAAAGTTACCAAAGTAATGAGAAAATTCGCATTTGGCGAACTCGTTTAA
- a CDS encoding ABC transporter ATP-binding protein: MIVVKDLKRYYGSGETAVKALNGVSFEINKGEFVAIMGASGSGKTTLLRILALLDDATAGEYTIRGLQVSSLPEAERSYYRLTQVGYVFQDYALINEMTSAENVYVLSMMEGKSKKESYNTALEALDKVGMKDKYDRVPDELSGGEKQRVAIARAIAKKPDIMFADEPCANLDTRNSKQVLDVFKELNDNYGQTIIMVTHEPWHTEYVDRVITLEDGILVSDEQVNEKEANDV, from the coding sequence ATGATCGTTGTAAAAGACCTCAAAAGATATTATGGGTCAGGAGAAACTGCTGTCAAGGCTCTCAATGGTGTTTCGTTCGAAATAAATAAAGGGGAATTTGTAGCCATTATGGGCGCATCCGGTAGCGGAAAGACGACCCTGTTAAGGATCCTGGCCTTGTTGGACGATGCGACCGCCGGAGAATACACCATTCGGGGATTGCAGGTTTCCAGCTTACCTGAAGCCGAAAGAAGCTATTACAGGCTGACACAGGTCGGTTATGTATTCCAGGACTATGCGCTCATTAATGAAATGACGTCTGCAGAAAACGTTTATGTGCTTTCCATGATGGAAGGGAAATCAAAAAAGGAATCCTATAATACTGCTCTTGAAGCATTAGACAAGGTTGGTATGAAAGATAAATATGATAGGGTTCCTGATGAATTATCCGGTGGGGAAAAACAAAGGGTAGCGATTGCAAGGGCCATAGCCAAAAAGCCTGATATAATGTTTGCTGATGAGCCGTGTGCAAATCTGGACACCAGAAACTCAAAACAAGTTCTGGATGTGTTCAAAGAATTGAATGACAATTATGGACAGACAATTATAATGGTAACACATGAACCGTGGCATACTGAGTATGTTGACAGGGTTATTACTCTTGAAGATGGTATTTTAGTTAGTGATGAGCAAGTAAACGAAAAAGAGGCTAATGACGTATAA
- a CDS encoding ABC transporter permease, producing the protein MINDIRVGALIAASSIKRGNKKTLMFIVFVLSLIFMNLVFLPSMIGGMTVLFTGFMQDYPYGDVVIEPSGDNTYINDADSVLQKVRAVEGVRAATKRLDVGVSIEHKQKVVGSTVTGLLPAEEYEISQYPYIIKEGDFLGELSRDEIILGSIISGTSTTFGEIYDDLGEARVGSLVDVTYSNGVKRTYKVKGIMEGNFELVDLNALVHYKEIEDVYGLEGSKATTVVVRIDEQGTEEQMKNKIRDAGVNEKVFTWADKSETLIKQAMQSMGAIDVMSKFVSLIVGAALILIIIYINILNRKKEIGILKAVGITPRSIVLSYAFLSMFYVSLGIIAGLVLYFSLMLYFQANPVVFYETMEIRPVIDPMLLIQSIITMLTLSVIAGTLPAWSVSKESILKAIWGR; encoded by the coding sequence ATGATCAACGATATCAGGGTGGGGGCTCTCATTGCAGCAAGCAGCATAAAAAGAGGGAACAAAAAAACACTGATGTTCATAGTTTTTGTTCTCTCGCTCATTTTTATGAACTTAGTGTTCCTTCCATCAATGATAGGGGGAATGACTGTTCTATTTACTGGATTTATGCAGGACTACCCTTACGGGGACGTTGTCATTGAACCTTCAGGCGATAATACCTACATCAACGATGCTGATAGTGTCCTGCAGAAGGTCCGGGCAGTTGAAGGTGTAAGGGCTGCAACAAAGAGACTGGATGTGGGTGTCTCGATAGAGCATAAACAAAAAGTGGTGGGGTCAACGGTGACCGGTTTGCTTCCGGCGGAAGAGTATGAGATCTCACAATACCCATATATTATCAAAGAAGGGGATTTCCTTGGTGAGCTTTCCAGGGATGAGATCATCCTTGGTTCTATAATATCAGGCACAAGTACAACTTTTGGAGAAATATATGATGACCTTGGTGAAGCCAGAGTAGGATCGCTTGTTGATGTAACATACAGTAATGGTGTGAAAAGGACCTATAAGGTCAAAGGCATCATGGAAGGAAATTTTGAACTTGTTGATCTCAATGCACTGGTTCACTATAAAGAGATCGAAGATGTGTATGGTCTGGAAGGTAGTAAAGCTACTACTGTGGTTGTAAGGATCGACGAGCAAGGCACTGAGGAACAGATGAAGAACAAGATAAGGGACGCCGGGGTGAATGAGAAGGTCTTCACATGGGCTGATAAATCAGAGACCCTCATAAAGCAGGCAATGCAAAGCATGGGCGCTATAGATGTCATGTCCAAGTTCGTGAGCCTGATCGTTGGTGCAGCACTGATACTTATCATAATCTATATCAACATACTTAACAGGAAAAAAGAGATCGGCATTTTAAAAGCAGTAGGCATTACCCCAAGATCAATAGTACTATCCTATGCATTCCTTAGCATGTTCTATGTTTCCTTAGGGATAATCGCAGGATTGGTCCTATACTTCTCACTCATGCTTTATTTCCAGGCAAATCCGGTGGTATTCTATGAGACCATGGAAATAAGGCCCGTGATAGATCCTATGCTGTTGATCCAGAGCATAATTACAATGCTTACACTATCAGTAATAGCCGGCACACTTCCTGCATGGAGTGTATCAAAAGAGAGCATACTCAAAGCCATATGGGGAAGATGA